In the genome of Hydrogenophaga sp. PBL-H3, the window TCCTGGGTGAGGCTCTCCATCATGTAGCTGCCGGCCCAGGGGTCCACCACGTTCGTGATGTGGGTCTCTTCCTGAATGATGAGCTGCGTGTTGCGCGCGATGCGCGCGCTGAACTCGGTGGGCAGCGCGATGGCTTCGTCAAAACTGTTGGTGTGCAGGCTCTGCGTGCCACCGAACACCGCCGCCATGGCCTCCACCGTGGTGCGCACCACGTTGTTGTAGGGGTCCTGCTCCGTGAGCGACCAGCCCGATGTCTGGCAGTGCGTGCGCAGCATCAGGCTCTTGGGGTTCTTCGCGTTGAAGCCTTTCATGATGCGCGTCCACAGCAGGCGGGCTGCGCGCATCTTGGCGATCTCCAGGTAGAAGTTCATGCCGATCGCCCAGAAGAAGCTCAGGCGCCCGGCGAAGCCGTCCACGTCCATGCCCTTGGCAATCGCGGTCTTCACGTATTCCTGGCCATCGGCCAGCGTGAAGGCCAGCTCCAGCGCCTGGTTGGCGCCGGCTTCCTGCATGTGGTACCCGCTGATGCTGATCGAGTTGAACTTGGGCATGTGGCCAGCCGTGTACTCGATGATGTCGCCGATGATCTTCATCGACGGCTCGGGTGGGTAGATGTAGGTGTTGCGGACCATGAACTCCTTGAGGATGTCGTTCTGGATCGTCCCGCTCAACTGGTCCTGCGCCACGCCCTGCTCTTCGGCCGCCACCACATAGCCCGCGAGCACCGGCAGCACCGCGCCGTTCATGGTCATGGAGACCGACACCTTGTCCAGCGGGATCTGGTCGAACAGGATCTTCATGTCCTCCACGCTGTCGATGGCCACGCCGGCCTTGCCCACGTCGCCGGTCACGCGTGGGTGGTCGCTGTCGTAGCCACGGTGGGTGGCCAGGTCGAACGCGACCGACACGCCCTGCCCGCCGGCGGCCAGCGCCTTGCGGTAGAAGGCGTTGCTTTCCTCGGCGGTAGAGAAGCCAGCGTACTGGCGGATCGTCCAGGGACGCACCGCGTACATGGTGGCTTGCGGCCCGCGAATGAAGGGCTCAAAGCCCGGCAAGGTGTTGGTGTGTTGCAGACCCGCCGTGTCTTCGGCGGTGTAGAGCGGTTTGACACGGATGCCGTCGGGCGTGACCCAGTCGAGGGCCCCCAGATCGCCACCGGGTGCCGATTTCTGCGCGGCCTTGGCCCAGGCTTCGAGGGGGACGGTTGGGAACTCGGGCGTTGGGGCGGGCGTTTTGGAGCTCATGGCGGGCAATGGTTGAAATGACACAGGAACGGGCGAGATTTTATATCATTCATAATTATTGATGCAGAATATTCTTCGCGACTTACAATCCTGCCCATGTCCGCCCTGTCCCTTGCACCCCGCGCCCTCTACGAAGAAGTAGCCGAACTGCTGCGCCAGCGCATCTTCAAGCGCGAACTGGAGCCCGGCAGCTGGATCGACGAGCTCAAGCTGGCCGAGGAATACGGCATCAGCCGCACGCCGCTGCGCGAGGCGCTCAAGGTGCTGGCCGCCGAAGGCCTGGTGACAATGAAGGTGCGGCGAGGCGCCTACGTGACCGAAGTGTCCGAGAAAGACCTGGCCGACGTCTACCACCTGCTCTCTCTGCTGGAGTCAGACGCCGCTGGCGTGGTGGCGCGGCAGGCAACCGATGCCGAACTCGCAGAGTTGCAAACCCTGCACGACGACCTGGAGGCGGCGGTGGACGAACGCGACCGCTTCTTTGCGCTCAACGAACAGTTCCACATGCGCGTGCTGGAACTGGCGCGCAACCGCTGGCGCGAGCAGATGGTGGCCGACCTGCGCAAGGTCATGAAGCTCAACCGCCACAACTCGCTGCTCAAGACCGGGCGCATCGAAGAGTCGCTGGCCGAGCACCGCGCCATCGTCCGCGCGATGACCGAGCGCAACACGGCACTGGCGGTGCAACGCATGCAGGAACATTTTCAGAGCGGCCTGGAAGCCGCGGCCTGAGCACTGCGTCGCCAGGTCCGATTTCGTACCTGGCCCTGCCCGTCAACCCCAGAAAGGGTCGAGCTTCCCGGTGAAGGCCGCGAGGTCTTCAAAGTAAGGCAAGGCCCCGCCTTCCATGGCGTGAAAACGCCAGTTGGGCCGCTGCTCCACCGTCACCTTGCCTTGGTAGTCGGTGAAATCACCCCGGGTGGCCATGCTCACCCACACCGGGCAAGTGACGGCCTCGTACAGGGTGTTGATGTCGCGGCTGAACATGCCGGCTGACACGAAGTGCAGCGGCGCATGGCGGGCACCTGGCTGGCGCGTGGTGATCACGGCATAGCGCCAGAGCGCTTCGTCGATGCGCCTGGAGCCCCAGGTGCGCTCCAGGAAATAACGGATCACGCTGGGCCGGGTGAGGTTGCGATAAATCCCGTCCGACCAGAACGGCCACGACAGAATCTTGTACAGCCAGGCTTGGTACAGCGTGCTGCCCGGCGGGCCGTAGCGCCGCTTCGGGCCACTGAAACCGGTGGGGCTCACCAGGGCCATGCGACGCACTGTGAGAGGCGCTTCCTGCTGCGCACGCACCACGAACTCGCTGGTCAGCGACACGCCCACCACGTCGATCGCACCCACGCCGTGTGCGTCTCGCATGTGTGCAAGCAAGGCGTGGATCGCATCGGTCATCAGGCGCGGCGTGTAGAGCCGATCACTGCGCTCGGAAAAACCGAAGCCCGGCAGGTCCAGCGCGTACACCACGCGACGCTGGCGGCAATGCTCGAACAGCGGCGCCACCTCCGCCGCCGACCCCGCCGCGTTGACGCTGTGCACCAGCAACACGGGCGGCAGATTCGCCGCACCCACCTGCGGCCATGCCCGATAGGCGCTCACCCGACCCGCCACTGTGTCGATCTCGAAGCGTTCAGCGTTCAGCGCCGGAGGCAGTGCAGACATGGAGGCCTTGGTGAGGTGGATGGCGTCACGCCACCGGGGCAGACAGGGACCGGGTTTCAGCTTCAATGCTCTCTTGCGCCATGCCCCACACCTCGCGCGGCGGCAGGGGCTTCAGGCGGTGGTCGCTCCAGATCTGGCGCCAGCGCCTTGCGCCGCGCAGGCCGTGGCGCAGGCCCAGCATGTGGCGCGCTATGGCGTACCACGGGCAGCCGTCCTCGGCAAAGGCGCGCTCCATGTAGGCCACCATCTGCTCCTCCACCGCTTCGCGCGTGATCGTGCTGGGTGCTGCGCCAAAGAAGGCCTCGTCCCACGAGGTGAGCAGCCAGGGGTTGTGGTACGCCTCGCGGCCCACCATCACACCGTCCACCTGCTGCAGGTGTTCGGCGATCTGCGCGTTGGTGGTGATGCCGCCGTTGATGCCAATGGTGAGCTGCGGGAAGTCGCGCTTGAGGCGGTAGGCCAGCTCGTAACGCAAAGGGGGCACCTCGCGGTTTTCCTTGGGCGAGAGGCCGTCCAGCCAGGCATTGCGCGCGTGCACCATGAACACACGGCACCCCGCCTCGCTCACCGTGCCAACGAAGTCGCGCACGAAGTCGTAGCTCTCCACGCGGTCGATGCCGATGCGGTGCTTGACCGTGACCGGGATGGACACCGCGTCCACCATGGCTTTCACGCCATTGGCCACCGTGTTCGGCTCGGCCATGAGGCAGGCACCGAAAGCGCCGCGCTGCACACGATCACTCGGGCAGCCACAGTTGAGGTTGATCTCGTCATAGCCCCACTCCTCGCCCAGCTTCGCGGCCATGGCGAGCTCGGCCGCGTCGCTGCCACCGAGCTGCAAGGCCACGGGGTGTTCCTCGGCGTTGAAGCGCAGGTGGCGCTGCACGCTGCCATGAGCCAACGCGCCGGTGGTCACCATCTCGGTGTAGAGCAGGGTCTGCTTCGACAGCAGCCGGTGGAAGTAACGGCAGTGCCGATCGGTCCAGTCCATCATCGGCGCGACCGAGAGGCGCCATGGGTTGGGTTGTGGGTGGTTGGGGCTGTCAATCATCTGAGGGAATCGCTCACGGGCACAGCCTGGAACTGTACCGCGCCACCCTGGCATTCACAGGCGGGCCAGCAGTTTGGCCACACTCACCACCACCTTCACATCGCCGGGCGCCAGACTTGCCTTGACTTCGAACGCGGGGTCGGTCGTGTCGCGCAGGGCGGGCTCTCCCAGCGGCAGGCCTTGTCGGCCGACGATGGCGAACACCGCCGGCGCGTTGGCTTTGACGCCGCGCCTGGCCACCACGGCGAGTTCCCCGCTGGCCAGGCGCACATAGCTGCCGGGTGGATAGAAGCCGATGTTCTTGATGAACAGCGCGCCCAACGGATCGGGGGTGAGGTCGGCGCCCAGGTACAGCTCGCGTGCCACCTGCTGCGAAAGCAGCCCACCCCGGCTCTTGCGTGGGCTGATGCAGGCCACGTACACGTCGGCCATCTGCAGGAGGCGGTGGGCGGTGCCGCTGGCCTGTTTGCCCGCCGGGTAGCCCTGTCCGTCGGGGCGCTCGTGGTGTTCTTCCACCAGTTGCAGCCAGGTCGCATCCGCCACGCCGAGCTGGCGCAGCACCTCTGCGCTGCGCTGGGGGTGCTCCCGCACGGTCTTGCGCTGCTGCTCCGACAGCGGCCCCGCCTGGCGTGCCATGTCATCGTGCGCGCGGGTCATGCCGATGTTCATCGTCAGGGCCGCGCGCGACAGCCTGAGCTGGTCGGCACTCACCATGCCGGCCGACGGCCCCACCAGGGCGCACAGCCCGGCGGTGAGCAGCGCATGCGTGGCGCTGTAGTGCATGCGCGCATCGAACAGCAGTTGCACCAGCACCAGCAGGCTGTCGTCAGGGTGCTCGCGCCAGAGCTTTTCGGTCCGTGCGTCCAGGCGGTCCAGCCGCTCCATGAACTGGCTGGCCTCGCCGCCCTGGTGCAGCAATGTCGTGAGCGCGGCGTGGATGTCGGGCCAGGCTTCGGTGGGGGCAAGATCGTCGCGCGCCTGCGCCTTGTCGTGCACGGGCACCATGGCGTCGAGCCCGACGATGCGACTGAGCGATTCGTTGCTGCGCACCATGCGGTCCAGCGCCGCGGTGTAGCTGTAGCTCAGGGCTTGCCAGTCGGCGGACAGCACCATGGGCGTGTGCAACATGAGATGGCCGCGGTGCTGCTCGGACGTGATGGGTTCGCCCTTGCGCAGCAACAGCACGCCCTTGGGGTCCCAGATGTTCACGGGCACCGGCTGGTTGAGTGCCAGGGATTCCAGGGGAAGCGGCTTGTACATCGCAGCAATATAAACGCGCTGCCCGAGCCACGATCGCTTGAATACCGCCCGAAAACGCCCACAAAAAACCCCGCCGAAGCGGGGTTGGTCGTCTGCGCACGGCAGGCTCAGCCCATGTGCAGGCCGCCGTTGACCGAGAAGTCCGCGCCGGTGGCGTAGCCGCCATCTTCGCTGGCCAGCCAGGCGATGATGGAGGCGATCTCGCCGGGTTCGCCCAGGCGCTTCACGGGCACGGTGGCCACGATCTTCTCCAGCACGTCGGGCCGGATGGCCTTGACCATGTCGGTGCCGATGTAGCCCGGGCTCACGGTGTTGACCGTCACGCCCTTGTTGGCCAGCTCCTGCGCCAGCGCCATCGAGAAACCGTGCATGCCGGCCTTGGCGGCCGAGTAGTTGGTCTGGCCGGCCTGGCCTTTTTCGCCGTTGACCGACGAAATGTTGATGATGCGGCCCCAGCCTTTTTCGACCATGTCGGCCACGACCTGCTTGGTCACGTTGAACATGGAGTTGAGGTTGGTCTCGATGACGGCGTCCCAGTCTTCGCGCGACATCTTCAGGAACATGCGGTCGCGCGTGATGCCGGCGTTGTTCACCAGCACGTCGATGGTGCCGTGCTCGGCCTTGGTCTTGGTGAAGGCTTCCACGGTGGAAGCCCAGTCGCCGACGTTGCCGACCGAGGCGTAAAACGAGAAACCCAGGGCTTGCTGCTCGTCCAGCCATTTCTTGAAGTCGCGTGTGGGGCCGCAACCGGCAATGACCTTGAAGCCTTCCTTGTGCAGGCGCTGGCAGATGGCGGTACCGATGCCACCCATGCCACCGGTGACGTACGCTACTTTTTGACTCATTCGGGGTTCTCCTCTGGTTTGTGTGTGTTGGATTGCGGGGCGCACGTGACCCCGCAACAGGCTTTTGAATCTACCGGCAAATCAGCGTTCGACCGCGAGGGAAACCCCCATGCCGCCACCGATACACAAGGCCGCCACGCCCTTTTTCGCGTCGCGGCGGATCATTTCGTGCAGCAGCGTCACCAGGATGCGACAACCGGACGCTCCGATGGGGTGACCGATGGCGATCGCACCGCCGTTGACGTTGACGCGCGCGGGGTCAATGTCCAGCGCCTTGTTGACGGCGCAGGCCTGGGCGGCAAAGGCTTCGTTGAGCTCGAACAGGTCCACGTCGGACGCTTTCCAGCCGGCGCGCGCCAAGGCCTTCTGCGAGGCCGGCACCGGGCCCATGCCCATGGTGGCCGGGTCCAGGCCACTGGTGCCGAACGCAGCGATGCGCGCCAGCGGCTTGAGGCCCAGCGCAGCGGCTTTCTTCGCCGACATCACCATCACGGCGGCAGCACCATCGTTCAGGCCGGAGGCGTTGCCGGCGGTCACGGAGCCGGCTTTGTCGAAGGCGGGGCGCAGACCGGCCAGGGCTTCGGCGTTGGTTTTTTTGTTGATGAACTCGTCGCTGTCGAACACAACCGGGTCGCCCTTGCGCTGCGGAATGCTCACGCCGACGATCTCGTCCTTGAACTTGCCGGCGTCCTGCGCAGCGCTGGCCTTTTGCTGGCTGCCCAGGGCCAGCGCGTCCTGCGCGTCGCGGCTGATGCCGTGGGCCTTGGCCACGTTTTCAGCGGTGATGCCCATGTGGTACTGGTTGTAGACGTCCCACAGGCCGTCAACGATCATGGTGTCGATCATCTTCCAGTCGCCCATGCGCTGGCCGTCGCGGCTGCCGTTGAGCACGTGAGGGCTGGCACTCATGTTTTCCTGGCCACCGGCAATCACGATCTCGCTGTCACCCCAGGCCACGGCCTGCGCGGCCAGCATCACAGCCTTGAGGCCGGAGCCGCAGACGGCGTTGATGGTGAGCGCCGGCGTTTCCTTCGCCACACCGGCTTTCATCATGGCCTGGCGCGCCGGGTTCTGGCCCACGCCCGCAGCCAAAACCTGACCCATGATCACTTCGCCGATCACATCGGCCGGCAGGCCGGTGCGCTCCAGCATCGCCTTGATGACGATGCTGCCAAGCTCGGTGGCGGGGGTCTTGGCGAGCGAGCCGCCGAACTTGCCGACAGCGGTGCGGGCGGCTGAAACGATGACGATGTCTTCCATGGGTTTGCTCCTTGTTGTGCTGAAAAAAACGACTCCGCTCGCCCTGAGCCTGTCGAAGGGCATCCAGCGGTGCTGGCGGGGGCTTCGACAGGCTCAGCCCGAATGGTCACTACTTGATCGGTATCAGGCTTTCGCTTTCACGTATCGGCCAGGCGCGGGCTCGATGA includes:
- a CDS encoding alpha/beta fold hydrolase; amino-acid sequence: MSALPPALNAERFEIDTVAGRVSAYRAWPQVGAANLPPVLLVHSVNAAGSAAEVAPLFEHCRQRRVVYALDLPGFGFSERSDRLYTPRLMTDAIHALLAHMRDAHGVGAIDVVGVSLTSEFVVRAQQEAPLTVRRMALVSPTGFSGPKRRYGPPGSTLYQAWLYKILSWPFWSDGIYRNLTRPSVIRYFLERTWGSRRIDEALWRYAVITTRQPGARHAPLHFVSAGMFSRDINTLYEAVTCPVWVSMATRGDFTDYQGKVTVEQRPNWRFHAMEGGALPYFEDLAAFTGKLDPFWG
- a CDS encoding HD-GYP domain-containing protein, encoding MYKPLPLESLALNQPVPVNIWDPKGVLLLRKGEPITSEQHRGHLMLHTPMVLSADWQALSYSYTAALDRMVRSNESLSRIVGLDAMVPVHDKAQARDDLAPTEAWPDIHAALTTLLHQGGEASQFMERLDRLDARTEKLWREHPDDSLLVLVQLLFDARMHYSATHALLTAGLCALVGPSAGMVSADQLRLSRAALTMNIGMTRAHDDMARQAGPLSEQQRKTVREHPQRSAEVLRQLGVADATWLQLVEEHHERPDGQGYPAGKQASGTAHRLLQMADVYVACISPRKSRGGLLSQQVARELYLGADLTPDPLGALFIKNIGFYPPGSYVRLASGELAVVARRGVKANAPAVFAIVGRQGLPLGEPALRDTTDPAFEVKASLAPGDVKVVVSVAKLLARL
- the dusA gene encoding tRNA dihydrouridine(20/20a) synthase DusA yields the protein MIDSPNHPQPNPWRLSVAPMMDWTDRHCRYFHRLLSKQTLLYTEMVTTGALAHGSVQRHLRFNAEEHPVALQLGGSDAAELAMAAKLGEEWGYDEINLNCGCPSDRVQRGAFGACLMAEPNTVANGVKAMVDAVSIPVTVKHRIGIDRVESYDFVRDFVGTVSEAGCRVFMVHARNAWLDGLSPKENREVPPLRYELAYRLKRDFPQLTIGINGGITTNAQIAEHLQQVDGVMVGREAYHNPWLLTSWDEAFFGAAPSTITREAVEEQMVAYMERAFAEDGCPWYAIARHMLGLRHGLRGARRWRQIWSDHRLKPLPPREVWGMAQESIEAETRSLSAPVA
- the phbB gene encoding acetoacetyl-CoA reductase, with protein sequence MSQKVAYVTGGMGGIGTAICQRLHKEGFKVIAGCGPTRDFKKWLDEQQALGFSFYASVGNVGDWASTVEAFTKTKAEHGTIDVLVNNAGITRDRMFLKMSREDWDAVIETNLNSMFNVTKQVVADMVEKGWGRIINISSVNGEKGQAGQTNYSAAKAGMHGFSMALAQELANKGVTVNTVSPGYIGTDMVKAIRPDVLEKIVATVPVKRLGEPGEIASIIAWLASEDGGYATGADFSVNGGLHMG
- a CDS encoding acetyl-CoA C-acetyltransferase; its protein translation is MEDIVIVSAARTAVGKFGGSLAKTPATELGSIVIKAMLERTGLPADVIGEVIMGQVLAAGVGQNPARQAMMKAGVAKETPALTINAVCGSGLKAVMLAAQAVAWGDSEIVIAGGQENMSASPHVLNGSRDGQRMGDWKMIDTMIVDGLWDVYNQYHMGITAENVAKAHGISRDAQDALALGSQQKASAAQDAGKFKDEIVGVSIPQRKGDPVVFDSDEFINKKTNAEALAGLRPAFDKAGSVTAGNASGLNDGAAAVMVMSAKKAAALGLKPLARIAAFGTSGLDPATMGMGPVPASQKALARAGWKASDVDLFELNEAFAAQACAVNKALDIDPARVNVNGGAIAIGHPIGASGCRILVTLLHEMIRRDAKKGVAALCIGGGMGVSLAVER
- a CDS encoding GntR family transcriptional regulator — its product is MSALSLAPRALYEEVAELLRQRIFKRELEPGSWIDELKLAEEYGISRTPLREALKVLAAEGLVTMKVRRGAYVTEVSEKDLADVYHLLSLLESDAAGVVARQATDAELAELQTLHDDLEAAVDERDRFFALNEQFHMRVLELARNRWREQMVADLRKVMKLNRHNSLLKTGRIEESLAEHRAIVRAMTERNTALAVQRMQEHFQSGLEAAA
- the scpA gene encoding methylmalonyl-CoA mutase — translated: MSSKTPAPTPEFPTVPLEAWAKAAQKSAPGGDLGALDWVTPDGIRVKPLYTAEDTAGLQHTNTLPGFEPFIRGPQATMYAVRPWTIRQYAGFSTAEESNAFYRKALAAGGQGVSVAFDLATHRGYDSDHPRVTGDVGKAGVAIDSVEDMKILFDQIPLDKVSVSMTMNGAVLPVLAGYVVAAEEQGVAQDQLSGTIQNDILKEFMVRNTYIYPPEPSMKIIGDIIEYTAGHMPKFNSISISGYHMQEAGANQALELAFTLADGQEYVKTAIAKGMDVDGFAGRLSFFWAIGMNFYLEIAKMRAARLLWTRIMKGFNAKNPKSLMLRTHCQTSGWSLTEQDPYNNVVRTTVEAMAAVFGGTQSLHTNSFDEAIALPTEFSARIARNTQLIIQEETHITNVVDPWAGSYMMESLTQEMADKAWAIIEEVQAMGGMTKAVDSGWAKLKIEAAAAEKQARIDSGRDVIVGVNKYKLKTEDAIEARDIDNVAVRDGQIARLQKIKATRDSAKVQAALEALTAAADSGEGNLLDLTIKAMRLRATVGEVSDALEKVFGRHRADTQKVTGVYAAAYDSAEGWDALKTEINAFAEAQGRRPRVMISKLGQDGHDRGAKVVATAFADLGFDVDMGPLFQTPEECARQAIENDVHAVGVSTLAAGHKTLVPAIIAELKKQGADDIIVFVGGVIPRQDYEMLFDAGVKGIYGPGTPIPASAKDVLEQIKKALG